The segment CGTTCCCGACGGGGGACTTTATTCGCGGGGCGAACATCACGCTGTTCTTTACGGGTATATTCGACCGCATCGTATGGCGATACAAGGAGGCCGCCTACAGGGAACTGCAGATTGACGCGGGCAGCTATGCGGGGCTTGTCTCGATTTTGGCGAGGTCGCTCGGGGGTACCGCCATCCCGTTCAGCGCGTTCGTAGACGACGATGTCGCGGTGGCGCTTTCGCTTTCGCCTTCGGAGGTGCCGCTTGCCGCCCTAAGCATAATGCCGAAGGCCCTAAAAAAATACGAGACCATATCCGAATTCGCCTATAGCAATCGCAGTGAATTGCCCGAGAGTGCGGGCAGCGGTGGCCGCTATATGGCCCGGTTCTTTATGCAGAACCGCGTGGAATGCATTACCGATCTTTCGCGCTGTATGAAGGTGTGCCGCGTGGTAAGCCAGCCTGTCGAAGGCGAGGAATTCCCGCTAACGCCGCTCAAGTTCCCGAACGAATACTTTTTCCGCGAGTACGAGTTCCTCGGGCCCGGCGCCGTGAGTTTCCGTAACTTCAAGCCCTGGAAGGCATCGCTCGACGACTTTTCGACGGTGCTGCGCTGGATGGAAATTTGCAACCTCAATTCGTTCGGAGCGGGACTCCTGAAAATCTGGGTTGTATCCTTCGACGTGCAGCTCGTGTACCCGGGCCTATATCGCTATTTGCCGCTCAAGAAGACGCTCTACCTGCGTACGAATTTCAAGGACCGCGACAAGTTCGCGAAGTGCCATCTGGACGGGGATTCGGTAAGGAATGTTTCGTTTGCGGTGTTGTTCTCTGCCGACCTGGAGGAAGCCTGCAAGATGCTTGGGGAGCGCGCCTACCGCTACCTGAACATGAACGCCGGCTACGTGGCGGAAATGCTGCGCGAATCGGCCCGCGGGCTCGGCAAGTTTGCGCGTCGCGAGCCGTTCTTCTGCGAACAGGATTTGAAGAAGGCGTGCAGGTTCCCCGAGAACGAAACGCTCCTTTGCGAAGTGCTGGTCGGACGTTAGTTTATATAAAATATGCTGCCTATAGCAGCGAGATGATTACCGGTGCGACGATGGCCGTGAATAGCCCTGCAAGCCCGATGGAAAGGCCGCTCATCGCCCCCTGCACTTCGCCCATTTCCATGGCCTTGGTTGTCCCGAGCGCATGGCTTGCGGTACCGATGGCTACTCCTTGGGCAACACTGTTCTTGATGCGGAAAAACTTGCATACGATGGGTGCCGTGACGGCCCCGGTGATTCCCGTGACCGTGATGGCGATGATGGTCACCGAAGGGATGCCTCCAATCTGTGCGGAAACCACGGAGCCCATGGGGATGGTGATGGACTTGGGCAGCAGAGAGAGCATGAGTATGCCGCTTAGCCCGAGTAGTTTGCAGAAGAATATGACGCACGCGATGGATGTGAGGCTTCCTATGGCGATGCCCGCCAGGATCGGCTTCCAGTAACTTTTCAGCTTCGAGATCTGCTTGTAGAGCGGGACTGCGAGAATGACGGTGGCGGGGGAGAGAAAGAGCGAAATGTAGTTTCCGCCGATATTGTAGCTTTCGAGGCTTATTCCGGTTGCAAGCAGGAACCCCACGATGAGCACGTTCGCGATGAGGATGGGATTCAGGATGGCGTATTTCCACTTTCTGCTCACGAGGACGCCGATTTCGAAGGCGACGAGCGTGAGGAGGATGCCGAACAGGGGGGTGTCGATGAGGACGCTCATTCCTTGCCCCCTTTTTCGCTAGGGGTTGCCCCGCCGGCGCCGTCTATGCCTGCGTTAGCCTTTTGGCCTTCGTGCCGCTCCTGCAGGCGTATCAGGAACTGCGTGGAAATGCCCGTCATGGCCATCGTAACGACGGTAAAAGCGATGCACATGGCCAGCAATAGGGGCCAGCGGCTCAGGATGTCTTCGCCTACGGCCATGATGGCGATGCTCGGGGGCAAGAAGAACAGGGGAAGGTACTTCAGGAATACGGTGGAAACGGTCGAAATATGCTCCAATTTGACGATTTTAAGGCACAGGAGGATAAGCAGCAGCACCATGCCGATGATGTTCCCCGGGAGGGGAATGCCTACGATGCGGTTCAGGAATTCGCCCGCAAGGCAGATGGCAAAGATGATGGCTAGCTGTACAGGGATCCTCATTTCGGGTGCAAATCTAGAAATTATTTTTTCATTTTCACCCTTAACGGGTTTTGTAAAAATTTCTAAATTTGGCGCCGTTCTTCCAGATCGGAGTGCAAGATGACCAACATTCACGCCAAGGAATCCTTCAAGAACTTCCTTTCGGGTGTCAAGGCAACCGTCACCCCGGAGTCCGTGAGGGCTCTTCGCAGGGGCTACACCAAGAAAAACTTCGTGAGCGACCTCATGTCGGGTGTCATCGTTGGCATTTTGGCGCTTCCGCTCGCCATCGCGTTCGCCATCGCCTCCGGCGTCGGCCCTGAACAGGGTCTCTACACGGCGATTATCGCGGGTTTTGCGATTTCCCTGCTGGGCGGCTCCCGCTTCCAGATTGGCGGCCCCACGGGTGCCTTCATCGTGATTGTCTACGGCATCGTGAGCCAGTACGGCTACGACGGCCTGGCATCTGCGACGCTCCTTGCGGGCATATTGCTCATTATTTTCGGGCTTGCGAAGTTCGGCGCCATCATCAAGTTCATCCCGTTCCCCGTGACGGTGGGCTTTACTGCCGGTATCGCCATCATTATCGCGCTTGGCCAGGTCCCGAACTTCTTCGGGCTGCGCTTTTTGGCCAAGGACCCTGCCGACGCCATCGGCAAGATCAAGCTCTATGCGACTTCCTTTGACACTGTTAATATATATGCCGTCATCGTTGGCCTCGTGGCGCTAGCCGTATGCATCCTGTGGCCCAAGATTACCACGAAGGTGCCCGGCTCCCTGATTGCGATTATCGTTGCTACCGTGATGGTGAAGGTCCTCGGCTGGGACGACCCGATTACGGGCCACGGTGTGGTGACCATCGGCATGAAGAACCACATTCCGACCGGTTTCCCGACTCCGCACCTGCCTAACATTAGCCTCGAGATGATGCAGAAGGTGTTCCAGCCGGCACTCACGATTGCCATTCTCGGTGCCATCGAATCCCTGCTTTCGGCAGTTGTGGCCGACGGTATGACCAGTACCAAGCACCGCTCCAATACCGAACTCTTTGGCCAGGGCGTGGCGAACATCCTTTCCCCGATTTTTGGCGGTATCCCGGCTACGGGTGCGATTGCCCGTACGGCGACCAACATCCGTAACGGTGCGGTGAGCCCGGTTTCGGGCCTGGAGCATGCGGTTGTCCTTCTCCTTATCATGCTCGTGCTCGGCAAGTATGCCGAAATGATCCCGATGGCGGCCCTCGCTGCAGTGCTTTTCCAGGTGGCGTTCAACATGTGCGGCTACCGCAGCTTTATCAAGATGTTCAAGGCCCCCAAGAGCGACGTCATCGTGATGCTCGTGGCCTTCTTCCTCACGGTGATTATCGACCTTACGGTCGCCATCGAAGTGGGCGTTTTGCTGGCCGCGGTGCTCTTCATCAAGCGCATGAGCGACGTTTCCGAGATGGAAACGGTGACCGAAGCCCTCAAGGAAGACGACGAGGAAGCCGCCCACAACGACTTGAGCCGCCAGGTGCCGAAGGGCGTGGTGGTCTACGAACTCGCCGGTTCCCTGTTCTTCGGTGCGGTCGACAAGTTCAAGGACACGATGGCGCGCATTTCCGACAAGCCGAAGATCCTCATCTTGCGTATGCGTAGTGTCTCGAGCATCGATGCCGCCGGTATCCAGATGATTGAAGATTTGCTTAGCCGTTGCAAGCGCGAAGGGACGCAACTCCTGCTCAGTGGCGTGCATGCCCAGCCGGTGGTTGCGCTTACTCGTGCCGGTGTCTTGAAGCAGCTTGGCGAAGAGAATGCTCTCGGTAACATTGATGCAGCACTCAACCGTGCCCGCGAACTGCTTGGCCTGCCTGTTGTCGATGCTTCTCACGAAGTGCAGCCGGCGCCTACGGTTTCCTGGGAAAAGAGCCTCGACAAGCCCTGGATGCCTGAGGAATCTAACGCGGCTATTGCCGAAGAGACTCCCGAAGTCATCGCCGAAAAGATGATGGACGAACCCATCGTCAAGATCGAAGAGAAATAACTTTTCTGTTTTTTTTGTGACAAGCCCTGTTTTTTTGGGGGCTTTCTTCCCGTTTGGGTTGTGCCCGGTGCGTTTGGATGTGAGCCGTGTCGCAGTGTGATTTGCGTTACTTGTAATTTGGAATATTCCATTTTATATTTGGGCTACAATCAAAAAACAAAAGGGAATCGGGATGAAAGCACAAATCATGAAAGACCTCGCCTCCACCACGTTCTTTGCAAACTTCATGGTCACCTTTATGGGTGTGACCCTCTATCTCTTGAATACTCTTACGTAGAGACTCCCAATCAAAATCCAAAAAGGAACGGTCACGCGGCCGTTCCTTTTTGTTTTGGTGAAATCTGTTTTTTTTGTCGCAAGTCAATGTGAGCCACGTCGCAGTGTGATTCGCCTTACTTTGAAACTGCGTCGCGCAAATCTATATTACAGACATAAAGGAAAGGGATTGAATATGAAAACTAAAATCATCAAGGATTTCTCCAAGCCGACCTTCATCGCGAAATACATGGTAGCATTTATGGGTGTTACGCTCTTCTTGCTCAGTTCTGTAGTTTAAAAACCTAATCGACTCCCTCCAAAAAAAGGCAGCCCGTTTCCACCTGGGCTGCCTTTTCTGTATGCTTTTCAAATTTTTTTATTGGATATTTTGCAACAGGCGCTTTTTGGCGGGGGAATCCGGCAGTGGGTAGAAGGTCTCTTTCGCGAAGCTCGAGATGAGCATCTTCTTTGCGGTCTCCTGCGGGATTCCGCGGCTCACCAGGTAGAACATCTGTTCGGCGTCGAGTTCGCCCACGGTATTGCCGTGCGTGCATTCCACGTCGTCGTGGTAAATCTTGAGCACCGGCTTCACGGAGACGGAACTGTCTTCGGAAAGAAGGATGGTGTTCACGAGCTGGCTGGAGTTTGCCTTGGTGCACCCGTTACCCACGATGACGCTGCCGTCGTAGCTGGCGCGGGAACTGCCGTCGAGCAGGTTCCTGGAAAGCTGCGTGCTTGTCGTCTCGGGGGCGTTGTGGTAGATATGCAGCCTGTGGTGGCTTTCGGCGTTACCGCTGAGCACGTTAAGCGTGCGGATTTCGAAATTGGCGCCCTCGGCATTCAGGAAGGTGTCGATGCTTACGCGGCTAATGCCGTTCCCGCGTTCGATGGCGGAGAACCTCACCGTAGATTTCGCTGCCTGCGAGATGCGGAAGTGGCGGAAGCGGAGCGGAAGGTCGTTTGCCGGGTTCGCGAAGAATATTTCTACGTCGGCGCCTTCGCCCACGTTGATGTCGAAGCGTTCGGCGTCGAGTGCGTGCAATACTTTGTTGTCGAGAATCTCGATGCTCGCCTTCGCGCCTTTGCCGATGTTCAAGACGGTGTGCCCGAAGTCGTTGTTGCACTTGATGAGTGCCATCTCGTTTGCGCCATCGGGAATATCCCTGACCATCGGGCGTGCGTTTTGTGCTATCGGGAGAAGTGCTGCGAAGTCGGTTTCTTGTGAAAAGTCCTCATCGCAGGTGCACGCATCGGGGAACTCCGGCGCGGGAATCTTTGCTATGGGGAAGAATGTCCACAGTTCGTCGTTACGACGGGGCATTCCGAGTTGCTTGATGCGGGAGAGTGCGTCCATTACTTCTCCTCGATCCAGTCGTAGCCCTGTTCTTCGAGCTTCAGGGCGAGTTCCGGCCCGCCGCTCAGGATGATTTTGCCGTGACGGAGCACGTGCACGTAGGTGGGCTTGATGTAGTCCAGCAGGCGCTGGTAATGCGTCACGAGGATGACCGCCTTCTCTGGCGTCATGATGTGGTTGATTCCGTTTGCGACGATGCGGAGCGCGTCGATATCGAGGCCGGAGTCTGTTTCGTCCAGGAAACTCACCTTCGGGTCGAGAATCGCCATCTGGAGGATTTCGTTACGCTTCTTTTCACCGCCGGAATAGCCGTCGTTCACGCCGCGGTCGCGGTAGCGTTCGTCCATCTCGAGCAGTTCCATCTTTTCGTCGATGAGCTTCTTGAACTCGTCGTCGTTTATTTCGGGCTGTCCGAGGTAGGCGCGCTTGCTGTTGAGCGCCATCTTGAGGAATTCCACGTTGTTTACGCCGGGGATTTCTGTCGGGTACTGCGTGCTGATGAACAGCCCGGAGTTTGCGCGTTCGCTGATTTCCATCTCGAGCAGGTTCTTGCCGTCGAGTTCCACGGAACCACCGTCTACGTGATAGGCAGGGTGGCCCATGATGACCTTCGAAAGGGTACTCTTGCCTGAACCGTTCGGGCCCATGATGGCGTGGACTTCGCCGGGTTTTACCTCGAGGTCGATTCCCTTGAGGATCTGTGTCCCGTCTTCGATACTTGCTTTCAGGTTCTTTATCGATAACATATTTTTATCCTTTCGTGACGGAGAGGGTATTGATTAAAGGTGTCTTGCTTCTGATGAGCTGGTCGGCGAGCATGTCGATGGAAAGCCTGCCATCCTTGTACTGCCTGTCGAGTTTTTCCATGTTCTGCATGAACTTGTTGAGCTCGATTCGCTTCTGCACTCCCTCTGGCGTGTCGAGCGCGATGCTTTTGCGAAAACGGTCGCACAGCCTGAAGGTGAGCACCATGAGGCTTTCGTAGAGCTCAATGATTTCTTTCGGGGGCGTCCACGATTCTTCGGGCAGGTTCTCCATGAACTGCTTGAGTAGTGGAGATAGCTGCTCGTACAGGACTCTCGGGGAGAAGTATCCCGTTTCGCTGTAGATTGCGATAATCGTGTTCACGAATTCCTCGATGAGGGAGGATTCGAAGAACTGTATCCCGCTGGCGGCAAGTTCTACGTCGAAATATTCGCAGGCGCGGTCTATCAGGGTGGGGTTGCTCACGAGCAGGTTCGCGAAGCGGATTTCGACCGGCGGGAGGATTTCCCACGGGATGCGCTCGGGCTCGGGGGCCGGCGGCATTTCACCGTATTCCGCAAGTTCTGGGCTTGGCTGCGGTTGGGGCGCGGGAGCCTTGGGCGCCCTCTGCGGCTTGATGCTCTGTATGCCTTCCAGCGAGCGGGTGGTGTTGAAACGTTCCGAGATGAGCTTCACATACTGGTTGCGCAGTTCGCTGTCCTGGATGCTCTTGACGATGGACTTGACGTAGGTGACAAACGAGGCTCGCGATTCGATACTGCTTAGATCTTTTTTGCGGGCGAGATAGCTGAGCCAGTCTTCGGCATTTTTCAGTTGCTCGCGAAAGGCGTCGGCACCCTGCTCGTTCACGAAGTTGTCGGGGTCTATCTTGGTGCCGTCGGGGCGCGAGAGCGCAAAAATTCTTGGGTTGATGCCTTTGGGAAGTACGATTTCCAGCGAGCGCATTGTCGCCTTTTGGCCTGCGGCATCACCGTCAAATACGAGGTAGGCGGTTTTCGCGTAGCGGGCGAGGATATTTGCGTGGAATTCGGTGAGCGCGGTTCCCGATGCCGCGACCACGTTCTGCACGCCGCCCTGGTAAAGGCTGATGAGGTCGAAGTAGCCTTCGACGATGATGACCGCGTTTTCTTTGGAGATGGCGGCGCGGCTGTGGTTCAGGCCAAACAGAATTTCGCTCTTGTTGTACAGCGCCGTGTCCGGGCTGTTCATGTACTTGGGGCGCTCGAAGCCTTCTTGTTTCGGGGCCAGGTCGCGCCCGCCGAAGGCGACTACTACGCCGGATTGGTTCTGGATGGCAATCATCAGGCGGTCGCGGAACTTGTCCGAGATGCCACCGTTCTGCTTTTCGGTGGCTAGGCCCGCCTTCACGCAGTCGCGGGGCGAAAAGCCGTTCTTCGCGGCGTAGGCAATGAAGTTTTCGCGCCCGTCGGGGGCATAGCCGATGTGGAATTCCTTGCGCGTCTTCTCGCTGACGCTCCGCTTGGCGAGGTACTCGAGTGCCTTGGGGCTGAGCGTGAGTTGCTGCTCGAACCATTCGCAGGCGAGTTCATTGAGCTTGCGCACCATCGCGCGTTCTTCGGTGACCTCGGCGTTCTCCTTCGAAGCAAATTTCGGCAGGTCGAAACCCACGAAGTTTGCGACCCATTCCACCGCACCGTTGAAGTCAATTTTTTCGTATTCTTGTACGAATTTGAACACATCGCCGCCGGCACCGCACGCAAAACACTTGTAGTAGCCTGCGGTTGGGTTCACATTCATGGAGGGGGAGTGGTCGTCGTGGAAGGGGCATACGCCCACGTAGCGGTTTGTACCCGTGCGCTTCAGCGGCAAGAACTGCTGGATCACAAGCGAAATATCTGCTTGCGACTTGAGCTGCTGAATGACTTCTTCCGGGTAAAAGGGCATGCGCCCAAAGATAGCAATTATTTGTCATCCCCGCGCAGGCGGGGATCTACTTGCTTATAATGTTTGCTACGAGGGGCGCTTCGCACGCTCACACGATCACTTCGTTTAAGTGTTCGCTTTGCGAATTGCCCCTCTCCGCAAAAAAAACGATAAAATCTCTGTTTGGGAATAGTTTATTGCTATGGCGCATGTAGGGAATGAGCGGCGGGAGGAAAACCTTGTGACTGTTAGTCCCTTCGGTTTTCCTTTAAACGGCTTTTTCTTATATTTTGGGTAGTGGGAAATAGGAGAAATTGTGGCGAATTTTATGTGTCATCCTAGAGTGTTGTCATCCTCGCGTAGGCGAGGATCCATGCATCTTGTACTTGCGCTTTTCTTGGCATTTTTCTTTGTCGCCTGTAGTGACGACGATAGCAGTTTCGCGACGCGGCCTTCGGGCGGGTCGTCGTCGAGCGTGTGCGAGGACTGCGATGACGGGTCTTCGTCCAGTAAAAAGCAGGGAGATGGCGGCTCGGAGGCCGCCATGACGAGCAGCAGTTCGGCAGAGTCTTCGTCGAGTTCGGTCACTTTAGCGACTCGGTGTAAGACAGAAAGTAAAGACAACTGCGAATACGGCGAGTTGGTGGATGACCGTGATGGTCAGACCTACAAAACCGTAAAGATTGGGGGCCAGGTATGGATGGTGGAAAACCTGAATTACGAAGTAGATTCTAGTTTCTGCTACAACGATTCTGTCGAGTATTGTGAGAAGTATGGTCGTCTTTATTTATGGAGCGTGGCAGTAGGCAAGTCGGAGAGCGAATGTGGCTATCGCAAAAGATGTTCATTGCCATCAGGAATCATTCAGGGTGTATGTCCCGGTGGTTGGCATTTGCCTAGTAGGGCCGAATGGGAAACTTTGTTCAACGCAGTCGACGGACAATCGAGGGCAGGCAAGGTGCTTAAGTCCATGTCTGGATGGGAAAAAAGTGGCGACGGCACGGATGCTTTCGGGTTCTCGACGCTCCCTGCTGGCGGCAGGTTCGGCGATAAGGGTTACGGCAACGAGGGCTATTACGCGAACTTTTGGAGTTCTACAGAGTACGATAGCTACGACGCGTACGGCATGGGCTTGGGTTACTACTACCTCAATGCGGACCTGGTCGGCTACGATAAGTACAACTGGTTCTCTGTTCGTTGCATCCAAGACTAAACAACTGCCTTGCTTTTCCAGCGGCCGCTGCGCCAGCGCCAGATGTTGGCAAACGAGCGGTAGAATTCGTCGCTTGCCATGCCGAGCCAGAGTCCGGGGAGGCCTAGCCCCACGACAAACGCGAGGATAAGCGAAGTCGCAAGCCCGAGCGTCCACATCATGCCGCTCCCGACAATTGCGGGGAACT is part of the Fibrobacter sp. UWR2 genome and harbors:
- a CDS encoding nitroreductase family protein, coding for MAFFSVAYHESVRYSRRSAGDPVTLHWESRMPPDKSYPGAKRYSIAENHGSPVDGDLFSLVGTPSSMLNRLFSQLQNDVCADGLRSIGVYALLQGERIPDGLYYFDSVSGELVALPAENAKARRANIESLYAAFPTGDFIRGANITLFFTGIFDRIVWRYKEAAYRELQIDAGSYAGLVSILARSLGGTAIPFSAFVDDDVAVALSLSPSEVPLAALSIMPKALKKYETISEFAYSNRSELPESAGSGGRYMARFFMQNRVECITDLSRCMKVCRVVSQPVEGEEFPLTPLKFPNEYFFREYEFLGPGAVSFRNFKPWKASLDDFSTVLRWMEICNLNSFGAGLLKIWVVSFDVQLVYPGLYRYLPLKKTLYLRTNFKDRDKFAKCHLDGDSVRNVSFAVLFSADLEEACKMLGERAYRYLNMNAGYVAEMLRESARGLGKFARREPFFCEQDLKKACRFPENETLLCEVLVGR
- a CDS encoding LrgB family protein, producing MSVLIDTPLFGILLTLVAFEIGVLVSRKWKYAILNPILIANVLIVGFLLATGISLESYNIGGNYISLFLSPATVILAVPLYKQISKLKSYWKPILAGIAIGSLTSIACVIFFCKLLGLSGILMLSLLPKSITIPMGSVVSAQIGGIPSVTIIAITVTGITGAVTAPIVCKFFRIKNSVAQGVAIGTASHALGTTKAMEMGEVQGAMSGLSIGLAGLFTAIVAPVIISLL
- a CDS encoding CidA/LrgA family protein, with the protein product MRIPVQLAIIFAICLAGEFLNRIVGIPLPGNIIGMVLLLILLCLKIVKLEHISTVSTVFLKYLPLFFLPPSIAIMAVGEDILSRWPLLLAMCIAFTVVTMAMTGISTQFLIRLQERHEGQKANAGIDGAGGATPSEKGGKE
- a CDS encoding SulP family inorganic anion transporter; translated protein: MTNIHAKESFKNFLSGVKATVTPESVRALRRGYTKKNFVSDLMSGVIVGILALPLAIAFAIASGVGPEQGLYTAIIAGFAISLLGGSRFQIGGPTGAFIVIVYGIVSQYGYDGLASATLLAGILLIIFGLAKFGAIIKFIPFPVTVGFTAGIAIIIALGQVPNFFGLRFLAKDPADAIGKIKLYATSFDTVNIYAVIVGLVALAVCILWPKITTKVPGSLIAIIVATVMVKVLGWDDPITGHGVVTIGMKNHIPTGFPTPHLPNISLEMMQKVFQPALTIAILGAIESLLSAVVADGMTSTKHRSNTELFGQGVANILSPIFGGIPATGAIARTATNIRNGAVSPVSGLEHAVVLLLIMLVLGKYAEMIPMAALAAVLFQVAFNMCGYRSFIKMFKAPKSDVIVMLVAFFLTVIIDLTVAIEVGVLLAAVLFIKRMSDVSEMETVTEALKEDDEEAAHNDLSRQVPKGVVVYELAGSLFFGAVDKFKDTMARISDKPKILILRMRSVSSIDAAGIQMIEDLLSRCKREGTQLLLSGVHAQPVVALTRAGVLKQLGEENALGNIDAALNRARELLGLPVVDASHEVQPAPTVSWEKSLDKPWMPEESNAAIAEETPEVIAEKMMDEPIVKIEEK
- a CDS encoding SufD family Fe-S cluster assembly protein, whose translation is MDALSRIKQLGMPRRNDELWTFFPIAKIPAPEFPDACTCDEDFSQETDFAALLPIAQNARPMVRDIPDGANEMALIKCNNDFGHTVLNIGKGAKASIEILDNKVLHALDAERFDINVGEGADVEIFFANPANDLPLRFRHFRISQAAKSTVRFSAIERGNGISRVSIDTFLNAEGANFEIRTLNVLSGNAESHHRLHIYHNAPETTSTQLSRNLLDGSSRASYDGSVIVGNGCTKANSSQLVNTILLSEDSSVSVKPVLKIYHDDVECTHGNTVGELDAEQMFYLVSRGIPQETAKKMLISSFAKETFYPLPDSPAKKRLLQNIQ
- the sufC gene encoding Fe-S cluster assembly ATPase SufC; this translates as MLSIKNLKASIEDGTQILKGIDLEVKPGEVHAIMGPNGSGKSTLSKVIMGHPAYHVDGGSVELDGKNLLEMEISERANSGLFISTQYPTEIPGVNNVEFLKMALNSKRAYLGQPEINDDEFKKLIDEKMELLEMDERYRDRGVNDGYSGGEKKRNEILQMAILDPKVSFLDETDSGLDIDALRIVANGINHIMTPEKAVILVTHYQRLLDYIKPTYVHVLRHGKIILSGGPELALKLEEQGYDWIEEK
- the dnaG gene encoding DNA primase, whose product is MPFYPEEVIQQLKSQADISLVIQQFLPLKRTGTNRYVGVCPFHDDHSPSMNVNPTAGYYKCFACGAGGDVFKFVQEYEKIDFNGAVEWVANFVGFDLPKFASKENAEVTEERAMVRKLNELACEWFEQQLTLSPKALEYLAKRSVSEKTRKEFHIGYAPDGRENFIAYAAKNGFSPRDCVKAGLATEKQNGGISDKFRDRLMIAIQNQSGVVVAFGGRDLAPKQEGFERPKYMNSPDTALYNKSEILFGLNHSRAAISKENAVIIVEGYFDLISLYQGGVQNVVAASGTALTEFHANILARYAKTAYLVFDGDAAGQKATMRSLEIVLPKGINPRIFALSRPDGTKIDPDNFVNEQGADAFREQLKNAEDWLSYLARKKDLSSIESRASFVTYVKSIVKSIQDSELRNQYVKLISERFNTTRSLEGIQSIKPQRAPKAPAPQPQPSPELAEYGEMPPAPEPERIPWEILPPVEIRFANLLVSNPTLIDRACEYFDVELAASGIQFFESSLIEEFVNTIIAIYSETGYFSPRVLYEQLSPLLKQFMENLPEESWTPPKEIIELYESLMVLTFRLCDRFRKSIALDTPEGVQKRIELNKFMQNMEKLDRQYKDGRLSIDMLADQLIRSKTPLINTLSVTKG
- a CDS encoding fibrobacter succinogenes major paralogous domain-containing protein, with amino-acid sequence MHLVLALFLAFFFVACSDDDSSFATRPSGGSSSSVCEDCDDGSSSSKKQGDGGSEAAMTSSSSAESSSSSVTLATRCKTESKDNCEYGELVDDRDGQTYKTVKIGGQVWMVENLNYEVDSSFCYNDSVEYCEKYGRLYLWSVAVGKSESECGYRKRCSLPSGIIQGVCPGGWHLPSRAEWETLFNAVDGQSRAGKVLKSMSGWEKSGDGTDAFGFSTLPAGGRFGDKGYGNEGYYANFWSSTEYDSYDAYGMGLGYYYLNADLVGYDKYNWFSVRCIQD